Sequence from the Candidatus Neomarinimicrobiota bacterium genome:
TAGCCATTGTAATGGCGCCCAAATAGGAGAAACAGTTATGCCTAAAATGAAATCGAGAAGAGGTGCAGCAAAAAGATTTACAGTTACTGGCAGTGGTAAAGTACGTAAAAACAAAGCCAACAAATCTCATCTTCTTTCAAAGAAAAGCATGGATAGGAAGCGTTCCCTTCGCAAAAGTGGTGCTGTAAGCGATGCTGATATCAAGCGTGTTAAGAAAATGTTGGGGAAATAGGATTCATAGATGCCAAGAGCAACAAACGCTGTCCAACGGAAGAAGAGACACAAGAAAGTCCTGAAGCAGGCAAAAGGGTACTATGGGGCAAGAAGCAACCTCTTCAAAAGCGCAAAGGAAGCGGTGGAAAGGGGCATGCTATACAACTATCGGGATCGCCGCCAGAGACGGAGAGACTTCAGGCGGTTGTGGATCACCAGAATCAACGCCGCTGCTAGGTT
This genomic interval carries:
- the rplT gene encoding 50S ribosomal protein L20, encoding MPRATNAVQRKKRHKKVLKQAKGYYGARSNLFKSAKEAVERGMLYNYRDRRQRRRDFRRLWITRINAAARLNGTSYSKLIEGLKSHNIDLDRKILSDLAVREPSAFSEVVKVAAAS
- the rpmI gene encoding 50S ribosomal protein L35; amino-acid sequence: MPKMKSRRGAAKRFTVTGSGKVRKNKANKSHLLSKKSMDRKRSLRKSGAVSDADIKRVKKMLGK